DNA sequence from the Nicotiana tomentosiformis chromosome 3, ASM39032v3, whole genome shotgun sequence genome:
tgtcatgaggtttattgtgaacatcagattcggggaatgtcggctattatgatcagagaatgttattatggtcatgtgaatgttgcggtgcatgatgtgaattcaacaaaggtataaagtcatgttctggtacatcgcgtggtgattgatacggtgttcgtatgttggaagcaggcctcgcagagaatttcggatgttggaactaggctctaaggcttatttgcctaaataaaagagaatatcttcagGTTTGATCGATCTAATGTGCTCagctgagttgtggtagcacggctaggtgcacgaggtgtcaaacaatgatttcggacaactccagcgtagttcttagcacgttcgaggatgaacgtatgtttaagtgggagagaatgtaatgacccgaccggtcgttttgagccccgACACGTCATTTGGCAGTTCgaagccttgagtagcttcactttaggtattatgacttgtacgcgtggtcggaattgaatttcgggaagtttggagttgatttggaaagaaaattctaaatttataagctttaagttggaagagttaaccaaactttgacttgtgagtaaatgatctcggaatcgggatttgaaggttccaacaggttcgtatgatgattttggacttgggcgtatgtccgcatcgagttttggatgacccgagagcatttcggcgcctattgtggaagttggcattttggaataatttcataaatttgggttgaggtgCAATTCAATGTTATCTATGTCCGCTTGGGATTCCAAGTTTgggaatagcttcatatggtgattctggtattgggagcgcgtccagaagtggattcggaggtccgtggGTCATTTTCgggccatttggcgaaagttagaaatttgaatgtttttgagaagtttgactggaagtgtactttttgatatcggggtcggattccaattccggaagttggagtaggtccataatgttaaatgtgacttgtgtgcaaaatttgaggtcaatcggccgtgatttgataggtttcggcatcgaatgtagaaattctaaagttcattaagcttggaatgagGTGCAATCCATgaattcgatgttgtttgatgtgatttggaggctcgactaagttcgtgtcgtGTTTTGGGACAAGTTGATAtgtttggacgaggtcccgggggcctcgggtgtgtttcggggtggtttcggattatttggagctgttttggaacAGGTGATTATGGTGTCTGGTTtggttcttcgcgaacgcgaaggaagtcccgcattcgcgaagaattttttttgggggtgctggatttggcattcacgaacgcgaaggagggcTCGCGAACGCGGATAGGTGCTTGAGGAACTTATCCGAACATGAGGGGACAATCGCGAATGCATAGAAGGAAAGAGGGGGCTGGGCCTGGAGCTATTTAGCCTTCACGAATGCGGAGCTccaaccgcgaacgcgaagagaaaaattGAAGGCCGTTCAGGTTTGGCCTTCATGAGCGCGAGGAgatttccgcgttcgcgaaggagagtcGGACTGGGCAGTGAGTTGTTTGAAAACgagatttttggccattttcacttcatttcctccatgggagccagTCTTGGAGCGATtctggagctccatcttcatcaactatatcaaggtaagtgattcccacctattgcaagttaaatacttggattatatatggatttagacatgaaaatttgtagaaattttggattttgaagaaaaacctagaatttggtattttggattttgaccatgtaTTTGTGCATGGAATTggtaataaatcatatatttgagtttataaggttatgggtaatgattatcttcaaaacTTTTccgaatccggacacgtgggcccgagggtgattttatcgacttttcgaacagaGTTGGGAAtggttgtaaattgaattgttatgagtattagagtatattttcatgggtttgcacattgtttggctagttttggagcattAGGCATTGGTTTGAGTCgtcggaagggcttgggagccggttatggagttTCGgatcgaggtaagtctcctttctaaccttgtaagagggaatttaccccataggtgaaataaatcactgtgtgctcctatttgtgggggctacgtacgcatgaggtgacgagagtccgtgcgtagctactattatgcctaagtttgggtagtctaggacccaaaagcatgctttacttgtaatatttgaaatcgtgttttcaatttaaaatgcttaaatcatatcgaactgtgttaataaatttctaaaaggctagacatcgttttcttaacttttaaaagagaaattgccttttccttggataattgccccttgatgaattcttgattgattatttaaatgtgttatcttttgtggaacgggctgaatgcctcggtagattaaatagatgcatctatggttcgctccattcgaccctctgaaagtgcacagtttaaatattatattggatcgggtcgtacgacctcggcatgatttgcgcatgcttgtattgcttaccctaaaatttatgacaattgatatggcctcactgGCCGGAGAtgtaaattgttaaaagatgaaaataaatttggagattccttAATTATACAAGgattgcttacttacttcaaaataatgAGCTTACAGCCATTCTACGAAATCCATACTTAATCATAccattggtattttatttatatcCCATAGGAAGTGTCCGAGTCTAACCCTTGTCATTACTTCTtcagggttaggcgggatacttactgggtacgcgttattttcgtactcatactacacttgctgtacattttgttGAACATGCATATATACATTTAGTGGCCTTGTGCACGCAACGGCGTGGTTGACACATGGACTTAGGGAGCTGCACCTTATGTACGATCCGcaaccggcagagtctccttcagagtattgtattttctttcctgtcgaaatttatattccggacagttattgtattttattttaaattcttagaaaatgctcgtgcacttgtgacaccgggttctgggatgattaagggatgttcagtattgaaattggaaaacattgttatctattctgtaaattcatcttttactagttaaATAGAATTAAATTttcgatttcaaaaatattaaaatgcaaagttaattgactatttagtgttggcttgcctgatagaggtgtccggcgccatcacaacctttaacgtattttgggtcatgacagagacagtgcttagtctcatgcaaagcaaggcagtgcttagccttatgcaatgtggaggcaatgcttagcctcatgcaagggaaggagacagtgtttagtctcatgcaaaggaaggcagtgcttagacttatgcaatgtcgaggcaatgcttagcctcatgcaaggaatggagacagtatTTATTCTTATgaaaagaaaggcagtgcttagacttatgcaataatggaggaaatacttagccttatgcaaggaaagaaggcagtgcttagcctcatgtaaggaATGGAGACactgtttagtctcatgcaaagaaaggcagtggttagccttatgtaataatggaggcaatgcttagcctcatgcaaggaaaggcaatgcttggccttatgcaatgatgcaggcaacgcttagccttatgaaagAGAAAGAAATGACTGAGTGCGCGTGGATAaagcatttcttagcttgatgtgtttgcATTTggcaattgttgttgttgtgaagatagtgatcttgttgtGTGTATATATTTGTGGACGTTCCTGTTATGTTCATTATGCCTGCATCCAAATAAAAATCCTGAGTTTTGCGGGGGAATGGTTGGTTCATGATCTCGATTTCCTTGCTTTGCCTTTTGCCTTCAGGCCCTActtgagttaccctgggtaacGTCTGTCTGCCATAGAAACAAATTTTCGAAAAACATGCATGTATTTGacaaattattttcaaaaatgtagttgtttgaaatatgtgataatgcacgagatcaaataatttagatgaactgGTGACTGTGACGCATTTTGAGATGTTGCAACCTCCTTGCTttggaattttgagggtcctcctcaaaattctggcCTAGTTTAAATGGCTACTTCCGACATCACATTCCTTGGCGGTTCCAAACGTGATGAGATCGGCCAAACTCGAGATCTTTCCCCTGTTTATGACCATAGgggaaatgaagattttattatgatgtgaccgatcCCACAAGGcttcctacgtatcccctcttaaatgggaatcaggtcaagcgtagttcaattacatcaaatagaaagtgcaaacataatcttaaacatagtatcttttgactgcgtctgaattgataggttttggccaaatcacTCCATCCATCTctacaagtataagtgctcctcctgtcaaTACCCGGTGAACCATGTAATGGCCCTGCCAGTTAAATAAGAATTTCCCCTTTGATTCATCTTGATATGGAAAGATtcgctttagcaccaactgccccaGCGTGAATTGCCTTGTCCTGACCTTTTTGTTGAATTGCCTTCTGTTTTGGTAGAGTTGACCATGGCATACAACATTCATTCTTTTCTCATCAATGAAagctagttgttcataccggTTTTGTACCCATTCTACATCGCTGAGCTCAACTTCTTATatgattcttaaagaaggaatttccacTTTGACGAACATAACGACTTCAGTTCCATAAACTAGTAGGTAGGGAGTTTCCCCATTTGATGTACGAATTGTGGTACGATACCCAAGTaaagcaaatggtagcttctcgtgccattgtttgtaattgtctaccatcttcctcaatatcttcttgatattcttgttggcagCTTCTACGACACCATTTATTTGCGGCATGTATGCTATAGAGTTTCGGTATTTGATTTTGAATGTCCCACATATGGCTTTCATCAAATCGCTGTTGAGATTGGcagcattgtcagtaatgattgactctggTGCCCCAAATCGACAAACGATACGATCCCGAACAAAGTCTGCTACAACCTTCTTAGTTATCGCtttgtaagatgcggcttcaacccattttgtgaagtagtctatggccaccagaatgaacctatgTCTGTTTGAAGCAACGGGTTCGACTGGTCTGATGACATCTataccccaagcggagaaaggccagggtgaacttgttgcattaagttcgttaggtggtactcgtatcatgtcagcatgatctggcattggtgacactatTGAACGTACTTGATActgtctgtttccatagtcatccaaaaatatcctaCTACTCTTAGTATCTTCTTGGCCAGAAAGAAACCATTCATGTGGTGTTTGCAGTTTCCaacatgtatttcctcgagcaatcggGATGCCTCATGGGCATCGACACACCGCAGTAATCCCaggtcaggagtccttctatacataactcctccactttgaaagaaatggttggctaatCTGCGAAGCATGCGCTTCTGAGTGTGGATAGCGCTCTCTGGGTATTCTCCTTTTTCCAAGTACTTCTTGATGTCGTGGAACGACGGGTTTAcgtcaatctcttcttcaacatgagcacaataagctggttgTTTATGAATTTttattgggataggatcgatgaaattcttatcTAGGTGTTGTATCACGGAAGACAAAGTAGCTAATGCATCTGCAAATGCATTCTGAATCCttagaacatgtttgaattctatctttgtgaatctcttgATCAGCTCTAGTACACACTGCAAATATggaaatattttggtgttcttcgtAGCCAATTCCCCAAGAACCTGGTGCACCAAAAGATCTGAATCTCTGATTACCAGCAGTTCCTGaatgttcatgtcaatggccaatctGAGTCTCAggatgcaggcctcatattctgccatgttGTTAGTgtatggaaacctgagttttgcagaTACCAGATAGTGTTTACAtgtttctgatactaagacagctccaatgcctactcctttgaagttttctGCTCtgtcgaagaacatcctccaaccatcatatgccttagtgatatcttctcctatgaATGACACCTCCTCGTGGGGAAAATatgttttcaatggttcgtattctccatctATGGGATTTTCTACCAAATGATCTatcaatgcttgccctttgactgccttctgagttacgtagacgatgtcgaactcactcagcaatattttccactttgctaacttactcgtaggcatgggtttctaaaagatatattttagcggattcatccttgatatgagatatgtagtgtatgcacagaaataatgtctTAACTTCTGGGCTATCTATGTCAAAGTGCAGCAGGTGCGTT
Encoded proteins:
- the LOC138908062 gene encoding uncharacterized protein; translated protein: MWGYKEDKVLADMRKLFLDEEDMECSAIVEEEEKEYLTIQTMEEGVKAVKGQALIDHLVENPIDGEYEPLKTYFPHEEVSFIGEDITKAYDGWRMFFDRAENFKGVGIGAVLVSETCKHYLVSAKLRFPYTNNMAEYEACILRLRLAIDMNIQELLVIRDSDLLVHQVLGELATKNTKIFPYLQCVLELIKRFTKIEFKHVLRIQNAFADALATLSSVIQHLDKNFIDPIPIKIHKQPAYCAHVEEEIDVNPSFHDIKKYLEKGEYPESAIHTQKRMLRRLANHFFQSGGVMYRRTPDLGLLRCVDAHEASRLLEEIHVGNCKHHMNGFFLAKKILRVVGYFWMTMETDSIKYVQ